The Solanum pennellii chromosome 11, SPENNV200 genome contains a region encoding:
- the LOC107003558 gene encoding uncharacterized protein LOC107003558 — protein MEDLKEKSILDVVENVENIQENPMMIRWKSGKKVDPRLIILLDFFRDVYMKRGEFFKKIFPFHHEDFVPIFEKIGVVFSNHKDQEKKFKNNSFKRSPSDNSLNKSRGIDIDPSRLKLEKFKVKTPEVISGGSGGGGSGGQGQGSTKASGSNK, from the coding sequence ATGGAAGATCTCAAGGAAAAATCAATTCTTGATGTTgttgaaaatgttgaaaatattcaagaaaatcCAATGATGATAAGATGGAAATCAGGAAAAAAAGTTGATCCAAGATTGATTATACTACTAGATTTCTTTAGAGATGTCTACATGAAAAGAGgagaattcttcaagaaaatatttccATTTCATCATGAGgattttgttcctatttttgagaaaattggaGTAGTGTTTTCAAACCATAAGGATCAAGAAAAGAAATTCAagaataattcattcaaaaGGAGCCCAAGTGATAACTCTTTAAACAAGAGTAGAGGAATTGATATTGATCCATCTCgattgaaacttgaaaaatttaaagtcaAAACCCCAGAGGTTATATCTGGTGGCagtggtggtggtggtagtgGTGGCCAAGGGCAAGGCAGCACAAAGGCATCTGGTTCTAATAAGTAA
- the LOC114074885 gene encoding NAC domain-containing protein 83-like gives MALSKSNHSLGFRFHPNDKELINHLKRYTFDGILPRPNIIKQKDVFGDLEPWQIIDGEKTCYFITRLKKFKNSNKKFSRTVGSGTWSGKAPTVPIRDKANRNIIIGYKRSLRYKSDIEKDQSKKWLLKEYILPDEFIKKSSNKDIFVICKIKEKKKEEDENNNDDDDDNDVKDKDVDGLVDYLFEGNYDQVISNDNDNQLEGNYEASTSTLNNNGELGI, from the coding sequence ATGGCATTATCAAAATCTAATCATAGTTTAGGTTTTCGATTTCATCCTAACGATAAAGAGTTGATTAACCATCTAAAAAGATACACGTTCGATGGAATTCTTCCACGTCCCAATATTATCAAACAAAAGGACGTATTTGGAGACTTAGAGCCATGGCAAATTATCGATGGagaaaaaacatgttattttattaCGCGATTAAAGAAATTCAAGAATTCGAACAAGAAATTCTCAAGGACAGTTGGGAGTGGGACTTGGAGTGGCAAAGCCCCTACTGTTCCAATTAGAGATAAAGCaaatagaaatattataattggataTAAGAGAAGTTTGAGGTATAAAAGTGATATTGAAAAAGATCAAAGTAAAAAATGGCTTTTGAAGGAATATATTTTGCCAGATGAGTTTATTAAGAAAAGTAGCAACAAGGATATTTTCGTCATTTGCAAaattaaagagaagaaaaaagaagaagacgaaaataataatgatgacgatgatgataatgatgttaaGGATAAAGATGTTGATGGATTAGTGGATTATCTATTTGAAGGTAATTATGATCAAGTAATTAGCAATGATAATGACAATCAATTAGAGGGTAATTATGAAGCAAGTACAAGTACATTGAACAATAATGGAGAATTAGGTATTTAA